In Glycine max cultivar Williams 82 chromosome 4, Glycine_max_v4.0, whole genome shotgun sequence, the genomic stretch TTTGCATTGCGATGTGAAGCCTCAAAACATTCTCCTTGACTCGGATTTCCAACCCAAGGTGGCGGATTTCGGTTTGTCAAAACTTTTAAACAGAGACGAGCGTGGGAATTCTACTTTCTCAAGAATAAGAGGGACACGAGGTTACATGGCTCCGGAGTGGGTTTACAATCTGCCCATAACTTCCAAGGTGGATGTTTATAGTTATGGGATTGTGGTGTTGGAAATGGTGACTGGAAGGAGCCCTATGGAAATTCACAGCCTTGAGAAcagtaggggcatagagcaGCGACGGTTGGTGATGTGGGTAACGGACAAGATAAACGATGCACCCACGAGTGGGTTTTGGATTGAGGAGATACTTGATCCCAACTTGGAAGGCCAATGCCAAGTTTCGCAAGTTGAGGTTTTGGTTAAGGTGGCTTTGCAGTGTGTGCAAGATGACATGAATCAAAGACCCTCCATGAGCCAAGTAGTGGAGATGCTTCTGTCCCATGAAAATAATGTGCTCCCTcgttaatctttttttatttgtttgtccttgtttttaatttttaatttgctgCTATGTAATAGTCCACGGTTAGTTTTTACTGactgaattttcaatttttcaaaaaattaataaacctcAACTATGTCATGATGCATTAATTATCTTAGATTATGGTTGCTCTAAACAAGTTTAATGAAAGAGAGAAGTGTCCTAATAATTTGATtactgttaattttttaatcaattaaattattttttttgctatgtAATAATGGTCATCTtctcattaataattttttattttttaaattaatccttgattattgttttttaaaatttaaaaattgtaattttttaaattagaaaattgattaaagataattttaaaagtctgaatcttaaattttttaggcTCTTTatgttatgaaaaaaataagttttagttGTGCTATATTATTTCTGATtgcaatattattttaaacatcaatttatgTTACGTAGTAGAGTCAGCACGTTGGTTGGTAGAAATTGGATCAGACAGTTTTGCATTTTTGCTGCTCCATGTATACTGCAGAGTAGTTTTCTTTACAATAAATTATGAGTGATTATGAACTAcatcattttcattaattttcatatgataAATGATTAAGTGTTATAATATTTTCCCCCAAATTTTAAAGTTTGACTATATCATActaatttttctcatttgtcacATGATCCTGAAGCATGTAAGCATTTCTCCTTTTTGACGTGGAAGGGTGAGGGAAAAAAAGATGTGGtagtggtaattttttttttattttttattgtgttattttttcttatgtaaAATATTGTTTAAACCATTATTTATCTGAGTGTTCACTTGTTGAAAATGTTCGATcgattcaataaatttatttcataattctttatttaataggTTTGATTTAATACAATTCATTTTTCTGATCACTATATTTAATGACAAAGCTGAGTTCCCACAACTAAAACCATCCACGGCTAAATTTGGGTCAATTTAAGGCAGCTGAGTCTATTGTGATAATACTAACAAATCAGCAATGCAAACCTAGTTCATTATTTATTTGTCCCTGTATTTGTGTCTGAGTTTTCAATTCGTACCTAGTTTCACATAGTCCATTGGAGTCATCAACCAATATAATATGTATTGTTAGTTTGGTATAAGCACAGAATCGAATTGGTATGCCCTACGAGCTATAGCAACTTGGCAAATGGCACTTATTTTATGCATCAATCCGTGAGGTTGGTGAAGGTTTTTTTGGCCTAAGTTGGCATCAACGCCGCACAGTGACACATCGTCCGTTTTATTTTCCTATTGGAATTTTACGACAACTTGCTATTTTTGTCAAACAGTCTTTGGTTTTTATAGCTTTTGGTACCGTGTATGACACGACTGTCAGATGATTCCTTCGTCTTTTTATGCTTCtaagaattatttaatttgtttaaatataattttagttattttgttttaattgaatCTGTAATTATAATtcactattttaaaattgagagtTTTAtcgttttacttttaaaaaattataattttaatcttctgattttaaaatataaacattcaattctcttattttaaaaaatttataattttaattaaattcttaattttatttacatttattttttttaattcaattgaaCCTTAAActtaacatattcatttaaaatgCTATCTAgatatgattttattaattacaaaataaggaaaaaatagacaaaataaagattaaactaaaattatgattttttaaaatatgactacataaatttgattttgagaaaaatttcataaacttaaataaatttatgttcaatacaaaataattttttgtaattccattatatatatatatatatatatattattttattaaatatttatttatctctttCGATGAACATTATTATCTTCGTTGTATTATTAAAAATGACATCAGTATAAGTTTTCTCTTCATATTTAGAATTTTAGACGCCTACAATAAAGAATTTAGTCCTCTTAAAAAATTTTCTTTCCAGAAAATTTGAATATTGTTTTGTCGTaagttaactatttttattttataacagaCGTATTTAATTTATCTTGTGTGATTCTTAATATTACCAGAAGCATTAGCTAACAAGGAAATCTTCAACTGGGTCCGAAAAAACTGAAAAGTCAGCATAAGGATGCAAGTGAATGTCACCCCTGGATATCAGCTGAAGCGCCATTAGTTAATCAGAATCATAAACAACCTCTTTGTAACCAGCTTTTCCTAATTTTCTTGGagttaaactatatatatatatatatatttgggtgTGTATATTTATAAATTCTTTATTGATCCGCTAGGGTCGTGTTTTAGCAACCTTTATTAGTATAATCTTCTCTTGTTTTGCATTATTTTGTTATGAACCAGAGGacgtaatttaaaataattaaactatttttgttAAAGTATTCAGTCTTTCTctcttactttatttatttcgGCCGAAACCCTACTTGTACAGTTATATCCAAGCCCAAATGAAGTACATCTTGGGTGCAATGTTGCAAATCAGCCAGTGAAGAGCGAATAGATACGGGGTAACATTAGCATCTTTAAGCTGCGATAGTGTCCTTCCTCTATggttattcttttttctttttgaaaaatgatatttgtataacaatttatacaataaaTCTTATAATAAAGATTCTCTCAAGATTCTTTTTTACTACTTCGCtccgtaatatttttttaatattattttttacaagattctctttaaattatttgttatattaattagtttttatccaaaatattcttaattatttataataatattataaattaataaagataaattcattctcaaataaatatatacttaattaatatgaaaatccTTATATTaataatgcatgaaattaatctccttttcttatactcttattttttatactacttagaatctttatttttataataaaaaatagatatttaaacatttataagtaaaaaaagtgaaacttttttaaaaaattaaaataaacttgtaCTATTTTTCTCGGCATTAGAAAGTCATCCATTGGTTTTACTTTGGAAACAAAAAACCAACTACTTTCAACATCCCTAAGTTAAAGTCTATGAAGAAAAATCACATTTAGAACGAATTCATGACTGAGATATCAAAACCGCGTTAGagctcactttttttttttttttttaatttccgtcaaagttcttgttttctttttccttttttttcatttaatatttgtaaaataatgtaTGAATCCGTGACTAGAAACGATTTGATACTGCTGCACAAAACAAGCCAAGCAAAACCTAGTCAAGACGACGAAGACCCAAAATTAGTTCTAATTAAATGCAACCTGAGTTTCTACGTAAGACATGCCTGTCGTATTGTACTTAGATTTTAGAGTATATATATTGAGGCAGATCAAAGTGAATTATAAGCCGAACCCATGGCTGCAATATATACTTTCTCGTTGATCCTTCTCTCTCTTGTTATGTGTCTACAATTATCATATTCAGCAGTGGACACCATGCATCAAGGTTCATCCCTCTCAGTGGAGGAACCAAAAGATGTCATGCTCTCACCAAATGCCATGTTCTCTGCGGGCTTTTATGCTGTTGGTGAAAACGCATATTCCTTCGCCGTTTGGTATTCCGAACCCAATGGCCGACCCCCAAACCCAACCTTCGTATGGATGGCAAACCGTGACCAACCAGTGAACGGCAAGCGCTCAAAGTTTTCGCTACTTGGCAACGGCAATCTCGTCTTAAACGACGCTGACGGCTCCGTCGTTTGGTCGACGGACATTGTTTCATCTTCCTCCGCAGTGCATCTATCTCTCGACAACACCGGTAACCTCGTTCTCCGTGAAGCGAATGACAGGCGCGACGTCGTTTTGTGGCAAAGCTTTGATTCCCCTACGGATACCCTTCTGCCTCAGCAAGTGTTCACGAGACACTCGAAACTTGTCTCTTCTAGAAGCGAGACAAACATGTCCTCGGGTTTCTACACCTTGTTCTTCGACAATGACAACGTTCTTCGTCTTCTTTACGATGGTCCTGATGTTTCTGGCCCTTACTGGCCAGATCCATGGTTGGCCCCTTGGGACGCTGGAAGGTCCAGTTACAACAACAGCAGAGTTGCTGTGATGGACACACTCGGCAGTTTTAATTCCTCAGATGATTTCCATTTCATGACTTCTGATTACGGCAAAGTCGTCCAAAGAAGGTTGATCATGGATCACGATGGAAACATTCGTGTTTACAGTCGGAGACACGGTGGAGAGAAATGGTCTGTTACGTGGCAAGCCAAATCAACACCGTGTAGCATTCATGGAATTTGTGGCCCCAATAGTTTGTGCTCTTATCATCAAAATTCTGGCTTGAAGTGCTCTTGCCTTCCCGGGTATAAGAGGAAGAACGATAGCGATTGGTCTTATGGCTGTGAACCGAAAGTTCatccatcttgcaaaaaaacaGAGTCTCGGTTCTTGTATGTACCCAACGTTAAGTTATTTGGTTTTGACTATGGGGTCAAGGAAAATTACACGCTCAAGGAGTGTAAGGAGTTATGCCTTCAATTATGCAATTGCAAAGGGATCCAGTATACCTTTTACGATACCAAAGGGACTTATACCTGCTACCCAAAGTTGCAGTTGCGGCATGCCAGTAGTATACAGTATTTTACTGATGATTTGTATTTGAAACTCCCAGCAAGCAGTTCATATTCTAATGAGGGGTCCACAGATGAGCAAGGTCTTAATTGTTCTTCGAGAACGATAAAGATTGAGAGGACATATGACAAGGGTCATGAAAACAGGTATGTTAAGTTCTTGGTTTGGTTTGCAACGGGAGTGGGAGGACTTGAACTTCTGTGCGCATTTGTGGTTTGGTTTTTTCTGGTGAGAACAACGGGGAAACAAGATTCTGGTGCAGATGGGCGGGTCTACGCTCTGGCCGGTTTTAGAAAATTCAGTTATTCTGAGCTGAAACAAGCCACCAAAGGGTTTAGTCAAGAGATAGGAAGGGGTGCAGCAGGGGTTGTATACAAAGGTGTGTTGTTGGATCAACGAGTTGCGGCAGTGAAGAGACTGAAGGATGCTAATCAAGGAGAAGAAGAGTTCCTCGCGGAAGTAAGCTGCATTGGAAGGCTTAACCACATGAACTTGATTGAGATGTGGGGATACTGTGCTGAGGGAAAACACAGGCTATTGGTGTACGAGTACATGGAGCATGGGTCTCTTGCAAAAAATATCGAGTCCAATGCATTGGATTGGACCAAAAGATTTGACATAGCCCTTGGTACAGCAAGATGTCTGGCTTATCTTCATGAGGAGTGTTTGGAGTGGATTCTACACTGTGATGTGAAGCCCCAAAACATACTTCTAGATTCTAATTATCATCCAAAGGTAGCGGATTTCGGGCTGTCCAAGTTGCGAAACAGAAATGAAACTACATACTCTAGTTTTTCAACGATACGAGGAACAAGAGGTTACATGGCTCCTGAGTGGATTTTTAATCTACCAATCACATCCAAAGTTGACGTTTATAGCTATGGAATTGTTGTTTTGGA encodes the following:
- the LOC100819308 gene encoding putative receptor protein kinase ZmPK1 encodes the protein MAAIYTFSLILLSLVMCLQLSYSAVDTMHQGSSLSVEEPKDVMLSPNAMFSAGFYAVGENAYSFAVWYSEPNGRPPNPTFVWMANRDQPVNGKRSKFSLLGNGNLVLNDADGSVVWSTDIVSSSSAVHLSLDNTGNLVLREANDRRDVVLWQSFDSPTDTLLPQQVFTRHSKLVSSRSETNMSSGFYTLFFDNDNVLRLLYDGPDVSGPYWPDPWLAPWDAGRSSYNNSRVAVMDTLGSFNSSDDFHFMTSDYGKVVQRRLIMDHDGNIRVYSRRHGGEKWSVTWQAKSTPCSIHGICGPNSLCSYHQNSGLKCSCLPGYKRKNDSDWSYGCEPKVHPSCKKTESRFLYVPNVKLFGFDYGVKENYTLKECKELCLQLCNCKGIQYTFYDTKGTYTCYPKLQLRHASSIQYFTDDLYLKLPASSSYSNEGSTDEQGLNCSSRTIKIERTYDKGHENRYVKFLVWFATGVGGLELLCAFVVWFFLVRTTGKQDSGADGRVYALAGFRKFSYSELKQATKGFSQEIGRGAAGVVYKGVLLDQRVAAVKRLKDANQGEEEFLAEVSCIGRLNHMNLIEMWGYCAEGKHRLLVYEYMEHGSLAKNIESNALDWTKRFDIALGTARCLAYLHEECLEWILHCDVKPQNILLDSNYHPKVADFGLSKLRNRNETTYSSFSTIRGTRGYMAPEWIFNLPITSKVDVYSYGIVVLEMVTGRSITKDIEATDNGVVNQHLSMVTWLKERQKNGFTCVSEILDPTVEGVYDEGKMETLARVALQCIEEEKDKRPTMSQVVEMLQESSRETHNR